One window of the bacterium genome contains the following:
- the ribF gene encoding riboflavin biosynthesis protein RibF, producing MDLYPGIESARGRLQPGGCFTIGTFDGVHLGHQRLLALLDGMSGDDPAVVLTFRRHPLAALRPESAPEPLTSVERRLELLALAGADAAILVEFDPVFAALTAEELLRRLVEELGMTGMARGYDHRFGSDHADAVKLGELAGRLGIRDEVLEPVTECGLVVKSKAVRGLLAEGDVSRAACLLGKPHRLLGRVVKGLGLARKLGFPTANIPDYYEMPPKPGVYAVEGRLIGHVYRGVANIGWRPTVEDSPCGAKPMMEVHLFDQRMDAYGAAVAVDFHARLRDEVRFPDLDALKAQIERDVRAARDWWAAHPVGTEYA from the coding sequence ATGGACCTCTACCCCGGCATCGAATCCGCCCGGGGCCGCCTGCAACCCGGCGGCTGCTTCACCATCGGCACCTTCGACGGGGTGCACCTGGGGCACCAGCGCCTGTTGGCCCTCCTCGACGGTATGTCGGGGGACGACCCGGCGGTGGTGCTCACCTTCCGTCGCCACCCCCTGGCCGCCCTCCGGCCCGAGAGCGCCCCGGAGCCGCTGACCAGCGTCGAGCGCCGTCTCGAGCTCCTCGCCCTGGCCGGGGCCGACGCCGCCATTCTGGTGGAGTTCGACCCCGTCTTCGCCGCGCTCACCGCCGAAGAATTACTCCGCCGGCTCGTGGAGGAGCTGGGGATGACCGGTATGGCGCGGGGCTACGACCACCGCTTCGGGTCCGACCACGCCGACGCGGTGAAGCTCGGCGAGCTGGCCGGGAGGCTCGGTATCCGCGACGAGGTGCTCGAGCCGGTGACCGAGTGCGGCCTGGTCGTCAAGAGCAAGGCCGTCCGCGGCCTCCTGGCCGAGGGTGACGTCTCCAGGGCGGCCTGCCTTCTGGGCAAGCCGCACCGCTTGCTGGGCCGGGTGGTGAAGGGGCTCGGGCTGGCGCGCAAGCTCGGCTTCCCCACGGCCAACATCCCCGATTACTACGAGATGCCGCCCAAGCCGGGGGTTTACGCCGTGGAGGGGCGGCTCATCGGGCACGTCTACCGGGGTGTGGCCAACATCGGCTGGCGCCCGACGGTGGAGGACTCACCCTGTGGGGCCAAGCCGATGATGGAGGTCCACCTCTTCGACCAGCGGATGGACGCGTACGGGGCGGCGGTGGCGGTGGATTTCCACGCCCGGCTGCGCGACGAGGTGCGGTTCCCCGATCTCGACGCGCTGAAGGCGCAGATAGAGCGGGACGTGCGAGCGGCCCGGGACTGGTGGGCGGCGCACCCGGTCGGGACGGAGTACGCCTGA